The window ATGGCCGCGTACAACATGTACGACAATGCCGCGCCGGCCGCCGGCGTGATTGCCGGCATCGGCCGCGTGGCAGGGCAGGAATGCATGATCGTGTGCAACGATGCGACGGTGAAGGGCGGCACGTATTACCCGATCACGGTCAAGAAGCATTTGCGCGCGCAGGAAATCGCCGACCAAAACAACCTGCCTTGCATTTACCTGGTCGATTCCGGCGGCGCCAATCTGCCGAACCAGGACGATGTGTTTCCCGATCGCGACCACTTCGGCCGCATCTTTTTCAACCAGGCCAACCTGTCGGCCAAGGGTATTCCACAAATCGCGGTCGTGATGGGTTCCTGCACCGCCGGCGGCGCTTACGTGCCGGCAATGAGCGACGAATCGATCATCGTGAAGGACCAGGGCACGATCTTTCTCGGCGGCCCGCCGCTGGTGAAGGCAGCGACCGGCGAAGTGGTCAGCGCGGAAGACCTCGGTGGCGGCGACGTGCACACCCGTTTGTCGGGCGTGGTCGACCATCTGGCGAAGAACGACCTGCATGCGCTGTCGCTGGCGCGCACCATCGTCGGCAATCTCAACCGCCAAAAGCCGCAACAACTCGTGCTGCGCGAGCCGGTCGCGCCGAAATTCGATACGCATGAATTGTATGGCGTGATCCCGACCGACACCCGCAAGCCCTTTGATGTGCGCGAAGTGATCGCGCGCATCGTCGACGCCAGCGAATTCGACGAATTCAAGGCCCGTTACGGCACCACGCTGGTGTGCGGCTTTGCGCATATCTTCGGCATGCCGGTCGGCATCATCGCCAACAACGGCATCCTGTTTTCGGAATCGGCATTGAAGGGTGCGCACTTCATCGAGCTATGCTGCCAGCGCAAGATCCCGCTGGTGTTCCTGCAAAACATCACCGGCTTCATGGTCGGGCGCAAGTATGAAAATGAAGGCATCGCGCGCAACGGCGCCAAGATGGTGACCGCGGTATCGACTGCGGCGGTGCCCAAGTTCACGGTGATCATCGGTGGCAGTTTCGGCGCCGGAAATTACGGCATGTGCGGCCGTGCGTATTCGCCGCGCTTCCTCTGGATGTGGCCGAATGCGCGCATTTCGGTAATGGGCGGCGACCAGGCGGCTAGTGTGCTGGCGACCGTCAAGCGCGACGGCATCGAAGGCAAGGGCGGCAGCTGGAGCAAGGAAGAAGAGGAAGCCTTCAAACAGCCGATCCGCGAACAGTACGAGCACCAGGGCCATCCTTACTATGCGACGGCCCGTCTGTGGGACGACGGCGTGATCGATCCGGCCGATACCCGGATGGTGCTGGGACTGGGACTTTCCGCATCGCTGAATGCGCCGATTCCCGAGACCAGGTTTGGCGTGTTCCGCATGTGATGTGGCTGCAAACCAAAAGCAAAGGACGATCATGAACTGGCAGACACTGGATGTGAAGATAGAGGACAGAGTGGCTACCGTCACGCTGAACCGGCCCGATGTGCGCAATGCCTTCAATGAAACGACGATCGCCGAAATCACGCAGGCATTCGGTGAACTTGGCAAGGATCACAACTTGCGAGCCATCGTACTGGCGGCGAATGGTCCGGCCTTCTGCGCTGGCGCCGACCTCAACTGGATGAAGAAGATGGCCGGCTATACCCACGAGGAAAACCGCGCCGATGCGGCTCAGCTCGCGGAAATGCTGCGGTCGATTTACGCCTGTCCGAAGCCGGTGGTGGCGAAGATACAGGGCGACTGCTATGCCGGCGGCATGGGGCTGGCGGCGGTCTGTAATATCAGTGTTGCCGCCGAGACAGTTCATTTTTGCCTGTCTGAGGTCAAACTTGGCCTGATTCCCGCGACAATCTCACCCTATGTCATCAAGGCCATGGGCGAAAACGCCGCGCGCCGGTATTTTCTGACGGCAGAACGTTTTTCCGCGCAGGAGGCGCACCGCATCGGTTTCGTGCATGCGGTGACTACCGCCGATGCGCTCGACGCGTCCACCGCCGAGATCGTCAAGGCGCTGGTATCGAACAGTCCCCATGCAGTCCGGCAAGCCAAGCGCCTGGTGCAGGATGTGGCGAGCGCGCCGCTGACGGAGGAGCTGATCGCCGACACGGCGGTGCGCATCGCCGATATCCGCAGTTCCGACGAGGGACGCGAGGGCGTGCGCTCCTTCCTGGAAAAGCGCAAGCCGGGGTGGCTGGAGTAAGCGAGATGAACTCTTGCGCCCTTTGATGGGTTATGGAGCTACAAATGAAACCATGTCAACCTGGCGACTGGGTCGCGCGTAGTCTGACTAGCGTCTGGCATCCGTGCACACAGATGCAGCACCATGAAACGATGCCACTGGTGCCGGTCAGCCACGGCCGCGGCGCCTGGCTGTTCGGCACCGACGGCAAGCGCTATCTGGATGCCATCAGTTCCTGGTGGGTCAACCTGTTCGGCCATGCCAATCCTCGCATCAATGCCGCACTGAAGGAGCAACTCGACCTTCTCGAGCATGCGATGCTCGCCGGCTTTACTCATGAACCGGTGATCAGGTTGTCGGAGCGGCTTGCCGTCCGCACGAATCATGTGCTCGGCCATTGCTTCTACGCGTCCGACGGTGCGTCGGCGGTCGAAATCGCATTGAAAATGAGTTTTCATTTCTGGCGCAACAGCGGCCAGACCGACAAGCGCGAATTCGTTTGCCTGCAGGGCAGCTACCACGGAGAGACCATCGGCGCGCTGGCGGTCACCGACGTGGCGCTGTTCCGCGATGCCTACGGTCCGCTGTTGCAGCAGGCGCATGTGGTCGCCACGCCGGATGCGCGCACTGCGGAAGTCGGCCAGAGCGCGGCCGACGTCGCGCGCCGCGCGGCGATGCAACTGGAACAACTGCTGGCCGACCGCGCCGACAAGATCGCCGCCGTCATCGTTGAGCCGCTGGTGCAGTGCGCGACCGGCATGGCGATGTACGACCCGACCTATCTGGTCGAAGCACGCGCGCTGTGCGACCACTATGGCGTGCATCTGATCGCCGATG is drawn from Noviherbaspirillum saxi and contains these coding sequences:
- the bioA gene encoding adenosylmethionine--8-amino-7-oxononanoate transaminase; amino-acid sequence: MKPCQPGDWVARSLTSVWHPCTQMQHHETMPLVPVSHGRGAWLFGTDGKRYLDAISSWWVNLFGHANPRINAALKEQLDLLEHAMLAGFTHEPVIRLSERLAVRTNHVLGHCFYASDGASAVEIALKMSFHFWRNSGQTDKREFVCLQGSYHGETIGALAVTDVALFRDAYGPLLQQAHVVATPDARTAEVGQSAADVARRAAMQLEQLLADRADKIAAVIVEPLVQCATGMAMYDPTYLVEARALCDHYGVHLIADEIAVGCGRTGTYFACEQANIWPDFVCLSKGISGGYLPLSLVMTRDEIYRGFYDADVKRGFLHSHSYTGNPLACRAALATLDIFEQDDVLNCNRERATRLTTALKPLAEDKRVAHFRQRGMIWAFDAITDDPAFSRKFFTAGLQHELLLRPIGRTVYLMPPYVLNDEEIDGLAVRTRKVFDEVIGD
- a CDS encoding carboxyl transferase domain-containing protein gives rise to the protein MTILDSKLNVRSDDFKNNAAAMQALVDDLKAKVEKLALGGGEDARKKHTARGKLLPRDRVQMLLDPGTPFLELSQMAAYNMYDNAAPAAGVIAGIGRVAGQECMIVCNDATVKGGTYYPITVKKHLRAQEIADQNNLPCIYLVDSGGANLPNQDDVFPDRDHFGRIFFNQANLSAKGIPQIAVVMGSCTAGGAYVPAMSDESIIVKDQGTIFLGGPPLVKAATGEVVSAEDLGGGDVHTRLSGVVDHLAKNDLHALSLARTIVGNLNRQKPQQLVLREPVAPKFDTHELYGVIPTDTRKPFDVREVIARIVDASEFDEFKARYGTTLVCGFAHIFGMPVGIIANNGILFSESALKGAHFIELCCQRKIPLVFLQNITGFMVGRKYENEGIARNGAKMVTAVSTAAVPKFTVIIGGSFGAGNYGMCGRAYSPRFLWMWPNARISVMGGDQAASVLATVKRDGIEGKGGSWSKEEEEAFKQPIREQYEHQGHPYYATARLWDDGVIDPADTRMVLGLGLSASLNAPIPETRFGVFRM
- a CDS encoding enoyl-CoA hydratase/isomerase family protein, whose translation is MNWQTLDVKIEDRVATVTLNRPDVRNAFNETTIAEITQAFGELGKDHNLRAIVLAANGPAFCAGADLNWMKKMAGYTHEENRADAAQLAEMLRSIYACPKPVVAKIQGDCYAGGMGLAAVCNISVAAETVHFCLSEVKLGLIPATISPYVIKAMGENAARRYFLTAERFSAQEAHRIGFVHAVTTADALDASTAEIVKALVSNSPHAVRQAKRLVQDVASAPLTEELIADTAVRIADIRSSDEGREGVRSFLEKRKPGWLE